A section of the Alligator mississippiensis isolate rAllMis1 chromosome 8, rAllMis1, whole genome shotgun sequence genome encodes:
- the ICAM5 gene encoding intercellular adhesion molecule 5 isoform X2 — MRLRAPPPLLLLLALAVPGPAWGAFEVDVWPVEAVVPFGGTLRLNCSTTCLDPSTRGSLETSLTKGQSKNGTGWVAIELVGVTEWESSPLCYFNCGGTKKTTAARISLYRVPEQVILELPPVLEEGKTYPVTCWVSNVAPMRNLTVTLHLGGKVLHTNIQGDPRVGATNITATFNMTAQHGYHGQDVACHTELDLRPHGPLLKNTSAPINLSVYTFPAAPQLRAPHRVEADTEANVSCWASGVFPAVVAQVSLRLGNQSLEVSIATSGDMVTAQATVQFLEPGKQELHCTVSMGPVTRATEGRVDVYRFPAPILELSDPEPLVGTNVTLTCRSPATNPPGVWLQLHEAEQILASGSQPQLQLMVHKGDHGRQFMCDANLTVGGGTVVKRTSAQLTVHSPPELPEASCPSTLTWVEGTQRALHCVATGVPAPAVACSKDGMEQQVGTELQVTRDHAGTYVCHATNALGTQNHNIMVHVEYPPQLDDAGCPPQRTWLEGQQQQLVCVADANPKANVVCSLDGQPYDITQKQGTTRGQAGIYQCRATNTHGSTARNVTVRVEYGPEMDDTSCPQNWTWVEGLEEALTCKAQGNPTPSITCSWNGQHQALEVPQLVTREQNRTYMCIAANHHGNVTRAVSVRVEYKPHMDELSCPSHQTWLEGTELALACKADGQPPAWVQCTQDGTMRTLTGYHNASRNDSGLYSCMATNSHGSAQRAVTVQVDFPWSWPLMSSHPLLSFRALTSASTAALRALQCPLIAGCCPWPLTSTTRLTTAP, encoded by the exons ATGAGGCTCCGCGctccgccgccgctgctgctgctcctggcgcTAGCGG TTCCAGGGCCCGCGTGGGGGGCCTTCGAGGTGGATGTGTGGCCAGTGGAAGCCGTGGTACCATTCGGTGGGACACTCCGGCTGAACTGCAGCACCACATGCCTGGATCCCAGCACCCGCGGCAGCCTGGAGACATCCCTTACCAAGGGCCAGAGCAAAAATGGGACTGGCTGGGTGGCCATAGAGCTGGTGGGTGTCACAGAGTGGGAGTCTTCCCCCCTGTGCTACTTCAACTGCGGTGGCACCAAGAAGACAACAGCGGCACGGATCTCACTGTACC GAGTCCCAGAGCAGGTGATACTGGAACTGCCACCTGTGCTGGAGGAGGGCAAGACCTACCCTGTGACCTGCTGGGTGAGCAATGTGGCGCCCATGAGGAACCTCACTGTGACCCTGCATCTTGGGGGCAAAGTGTTGCACACGAACATCCAGGGGGATCCCAGGGTCGGTGCTACCAACATCACAGCCACCTTCAACATGACAGCGCAGCATGGGTACCATGGGCAGGACGTTGCCTGCCACACAGAGCTGGACCTGCGGCCCCATGGGCCTCTCCTCAAGAACACCTCTGCCCCCATCAACCTCAGCGTGTACA ccttcccagcagccccacagCTCCGAGCCCCCCACCGCGTGGAGGCTGACACAGAGGCAAACGTCAGCTGCTGGGCATCTGGTGTCTTTCCGGCTGTGGTGGCCCAGGTCAGCCTGCGCCTTGGGAACCAGAGCCTGGAGGTCTCCATCGCTACCTCAGGGGACATGGTAACAGCCCAAGCCACAGTGCAGTTCCTGGAGCCCGGAAAGCAGGAGCTGCACTGTACTGTATCCATGGGGCCTGTCACCAGAGCCACTGAGGGCCGTGTGGATGTTTATC GCTTTCCTGCCCCCATCCTGGAGCTCAGCGACCCTGAGCCCCTTGTGGGCACCAATGTCACCCTGACCTGCCGCTCCCCAGCCACCAACCCCCCTGGTGTGTGGCTGCAGTTGCATGAGGCAGAGCAGATCCTGGCATCTGGgtcacagccccagctccagctcatggTGCACAAGGGGGACCATGGTCGCCAGTTCATGTGTGACGCAAATCTCACTGTGGGCGGTGGGACCGTGGTGAAGAGAACATCTGCTCAGCTCACCGTGCACT CACCTCCAGAGCTGCCTGAGGCCAGCTGCCCAAGTACCCTGACATGGGTGGAGGGGACGCAGCGCGCCCTCCACTGTGTGGCCACAGGGGTCCCAGCACCGGCCGTGGCCTGTTCCAAAGATGGCATGGAGCAACAGGTGGGCACAGAGCTGCAGGTGACCCGTGACCACGCCGGCACCTACGTCTGCCATGCCACCAATGCACTGGGCACCCAGAACCACAATATCATGGTCCACGTGGAAT acccGCCACAGCTGGATGATGCCGGATGCCCCCCACAACGCACGTGGCTGGAgggccagcagcaacagctggtgTGCGTGGCTGATGCCAACCCCAAGGCCAACGTGGTCTGCAGCCTGGACGGACAGCCATATGACATCACCCAGAAGCAAGGCACCACGCGGGGCCAGGCTGGCATCTACCAGTGCCGTGCCACTAACACCCATGGATCCACTGCCCGCAACGTCACTGTCAGGGTTGAGT ATGGGCCTGAGATGGACGACACCAGCTGCCCGCAGAACTGGACctgggtggaggggctggaggaagcCCTCACCTGCAAGGCCCAGGGCAACCCCACACCCAGCATCACCTGTAGCTGGAATGGGCAGCACCAAGCCCTTGAGGTGCCACAGCTGGTCACAAGGGAGCAGAACAGGACCTACATGTGCATCGCTGCCAACCATCATGGGAATGTCACTCGGGCTGTGTCTGTCCGTGTAGAGT ACAAACCTCACATGGACGAGTTGAGCTGCCCCAGCCACCAGACGtggctggaggggacagagctGGCGCTGGCCTGCAAAGCTGATGGACAGCCTCCTGCATGGGTTCAATGCACCCAGGATGGGACCATGCGGACACTGACTGGGTACCACAATGCCTCCAGGAATGACTCCGGCCTCTACTCGTGCATGGCCACCAACAGCCACGGCTCAGCACAGAGGGCGGTCACCGTACAGGTGGACT TCCCGTGGTCTTGGCCCTTGATGTCCAGCCATCCCCTACTGTCCTTCAGGGCTCTGACTTCAGCATCCACTGCAGCGCTGAGGGCTCTCCAGTGCCCACTTATAGCTGGGTGCTGCCCATGGCCCCTAACCTCAACTACTCGGCTGACAACAGCACCGTGA
- the ICAM5 gene encoding intercellular adhesion molecule 5 isoform X1, translating to MRLRAPPPLLLLLALAVPGPAWGAFEVDVWPVEAVVPFGGTLRLNCSTTCLDPSTRGSLETSLTKGQSKNGTGWVAIELVGVTEWESSPLCYFNCGGTKKTTAARISLYRVPEQVILELPPVLEEGKTYPVTCWVSNVAPMRNLTVTLHLGGKVLHTNIQGDPRVGATNITATFNMTAQHGYHGQDVACHTELDLRPHGPLLKNTSAPINLSVYTFPAAPQLRAPHRVEADTEANVSCWASGVFPAVVAQVSLRLGNQSLEVSIATSGDMVTAQATVQFLEPGKQELHCTVSMGPVTRATEGRVDVYRFPAPILELSDPEPLVGTNVTLTCRSPATNPPGVWLQLHEAEQILASGSQPQLQLMVHKGDHGRQFMCDANLTVGGGTVVKRTSAQLTVHSPPELPEASCPSTLTWVEGTQRALHCVATGVPAPAVACSKDGMEQQVGTELQVTRDHAGTYVCHATNALGTQNHNIMVHVEYPPQLDDAGCPPQRTWLEGQQQQLVCVADANPKANVVCSLDGQPYDITQKQGTTRGQAGIYQCRATNTHGSTARNVTVRVEYGPEMDDTSCPQNWTWVEGLEEALTCKAQGNPTPSITCSWNGQHQALEVPQLVTREQNRTYMCIAANHHGNVTRAVSVRVEYKPHMDELSCPSHQTWLEGTELALACKADGQPPAWVQCTQDGTMRTLTGYHNASRNDSGLYSCMATNSHGSAQRAVTVQVDYSPVVLALDVQPSPTVLQGSDFSIHCSAEGSPVPTYSWVLPMAPNLNYSADNSTVMILGAGAHNSGSYVCAVANSYGSHIRNITIQVARGWQYDLTVVAIVVVVVLALVGTGGFIYYLKTTACKKDTAMDSIMLSPHLS from the exons ATGAGGCTCCGCGctccgccgccgctgctgctgctcctggcgcTAGCGG TTCCAGGGCCCGCGTGGGGGGCCTTCGAGGTGGATGTGTGGCCAGTGGAAGCCGTGGTACCATTCGGTGGGACACTCCGGCTGAACTGCAGCACCACATGCCTGGATCCCAGCACCCGCGGCAGCCTGGAGACATCCCTTACCAAGGGCCAGAGCAAAAATGGGACTGGCTGGGTGGCCATAGAGCTGGTGGGTGTCACAGAGTGGGAGTCTTCCCCCCTGTGCTACTTCAACTGCGGTGGCACCAAGAAGACAACAGCGGCACGGATCTCACTGTACC GAGTCCCAGAGCAGGTGATACTGGAACTGCCACCTGTGCTGGAGGAGGGCAAGACCTACCCTGTGACCTGCTGGGTGAGCAATGTGGCGCCCATGAGGAACCTCACTGTGACCCTGCATCTTGGGGGCAAAGTGTTGCACACGAACATCCAGGGGGATCCCAGGGTCGGTGCTACCAACATCACAGCCACCTTCAACATGACAGCGCAGCATGGGTACCATGGGCAGGACGTTGCCTGCCACACAGAGCTGGACCTGCGGCCCCATGGGCCTCTCCTCAAGAACACCTCTGCCCCCATCAACCTCAGCGTGTACA ccttcccagcagccccacagCTCCGAGCCCCCCACCGCGTGGAGGCTGACACAGAGGCAAACGTCAGCTGCTGGGCATCTGGTGTCTTTCCGGCTGTGGTGGCCCAGGTCAGCCTGCGCCTTGGGAACCAGAGCCTGGAGGTCTCCATCGCTACCTCAGGGGACATGGTAACAGCCCAAGCCACAGTGCAGTTCCTGGAGCCCGGAAAGCAGGAGCTGCACTGTACTGTATCCATGGGGCCTGTCACCAGAGCCACTGAGGGCCGTGTGGATGTTTATC GCTTTCCTGCCCCCATCCTGGAGCTCAGCGACCCTGAGCCCCTTGTGGGCACCAATGTCACCCTGACCTGCCGCTCCCCAGCCACCAACCCCCCTGGTGTGTGGCTGCAGTTGCATGAGGCAGAGCAGATCCTGGCATCTGGgtcacagccccagctccagctcatggTGCACAAGGGGGACCATGGTCGCCAGTTCATGTGTGACGCAAATCTCACTGTGGGCGGTGGGACCGTGGTGAAGAGAACATCTGCTCAGCTCACCGTGCACT CACCTCCAGAGCTGCCTGAGGCCAGCTGCCCAAGTACCCTGACATGGGTGGAGGGGACGCAGCGCGCCCTCCACTGTGTGGCCACAGGGGTCCCAGCACCGGCCGTGGCCTGTTCCAAAGATGGCATGGAGCAACAGGTGGGCACAGAGCTGCAGGTGACCCGTGACCACGCCGGCACCTACGTCTGCCATGCCACCAATGCACTGGGCACCCAGAACCACAATATCATGGTCCACGTGGAAT acccGCCACAGCTGGATGATGCCGGATGCCCCCCACAACGCACGTGGCTGGAgggccagcagcaacagctggtgTGCGTGGCTGATGCCAACCCCAAGGCCAACGTGGTCTGCAGCCTGGACGGACAGCCATATGACATCACCCAGAAGCAAGGCACCACGCGGGGCCAGGCTGGCATCTACCAGTGCCGTGCCACTAACACCCATGGATCCACTGCCCGCAACGTCACTGTCAGGGTTGAGT ATGGGCCTGAGATGGACGACACCAGCTGCCCGCAGAACTGGACctgggtggaggggctggaggaagcCCTCACCTGCAAGGCCCAGGGCAACCCCACACCCAGCATCACCTGTAGCTGGAATGGGCAGCACCAAGCCCTTGAGGTGCCACAGCTGGTCACAAGGGAGCAGAACAGGACCTACATGTGCATCGCTGCCAACCATCATGGGAATGTCACTCGGGCTGTGTCTGTCCGTGTAGAGT ACAAACCTCACATGGACGAGTTGAGCTGCCCCAGCCACCAGACGtggctggaggggacagagctGGCGCTGGCCTGCAAAGCTGATGGACAGCCTCCTGCATGGGTTCAATGCACCCAGGATGGGACCATGCGGACACTGACTGGGTACCACAATGCCTCCAGGAATGACTCCGGCCTCTACTCGTGCATGGCCACCAACAGCCACGGCTCAGCACAGAGGGCGGTCACCGTACAGGTGGACT ACAGTCCCGTGGTCTTGGCCCTTGATGTCCAGCCATCCCCTACTGTCCTTCAGGGCTCTGACTTCAGCATCCACTGCAGCGCTGAGGGCTCTCCAGTGCCCACTTATAGCTGGGTGCTGCCCATGGCCCCTAACCTCAACTACTCGGCTGACAACAGCACCGTGATGATATTGGGCGCTGGGGCTCACAACTCTGGGTCTTATGTCTGCGCGGTTGCCAACTCCTATGGTTCGCACATTCGGAATATCACCATCCAGGTGGCAA GAGGCTGGCAGTACGACCTGACAGTGGTGGCAATTGTGGTTGTTGTGGTGCTGGCTCTGGTTGGGACAGGCGGCTTCATTTACTACCTCAAGACCACTGCCTGCAAGAAGG ACACTGCAATGGACAGCATCATGCTGTCACCACACCTTTCCTAG
- the ICAM5 gene encoding intercellular adhesion molecule 5 isoform X3 produces MRLRAPPPLLLLLALAVPGPAWGAFEVDVWPVEAVVPFGGTLRLNCSTTCLDPSTRGSLETSLTKGQSKNGTGWVAIELVGVTEWESSPLCYFNCGGTKKTTAARISLYRVPEQVILELPPVLEEGKTYPVTCWVSNVAPMRNLTVTLHLGGKVLHTNIQGDPRVGATNITATFNMTAQHGYHGQDVACHTELDLRPHGPLLKNTSAPINLSVYTFPAAPQLRAPHRVEADTEANVSCWASGVFPAVVAQVSLRLGNQSLEVSIATSGDMVTAQATVQFLEPGKQELHCTVSMGPVTRATEGRVDVYRFPAPILELSDPEPLVGTNVTLTCRSPATNPPGVWLQLHEAEQILASGSQPQLQLMVHKGDHGRQFMCDANLTVGGGTVVKRTSAQLTVHSPPELPEASCPSTLTWVEGTQRALHCVATGVPAPAVACSKDGMEQQVGTELQVTRDHAGTYVCHATNALGTQNHNIMVHVEYPPQLDDAGCPPQRTWLEGQQQQLVCVADANPKANVVCSLDGQPYDITQKQGTTRGQAGIYQCRATNTHGSTARNVTVRVEYGPEMDDTSCPQNWTWVEGLEEALTCKAQGNPTPSITCSWNGQHQALEVPQLVTREQNRTYMCIAANHHGNVTRAVSVRVEYKPHMDELSCPSHQTWLEGTELALACKADGQPPAWVQCTQDGTMRTLTGYHNASRNDSGLYSCMATNSHGSAQRAVTVQVDYSPVVLALDVQPSPTVLQGSDFSIHCSAEGSPVPTYSWVLPMAPNLNYSADNSTVMILGAGAHNSGSYVCAVANSYGSHIRNITIQVARGWQYDLTVVAIVVVVVLALVGTGGFIYYLKTTACKKGEYNVRDAENSSEATCLHREPPADGEVYGIQLTQT; encoded by the exons ATGAGGCTCCGCGctccgccgccgctgctgctgctcctggcgcTAGCGG TTCCAGGGCCCGCGTGGGGGGCCTTCGAGGTGGATGTGTGGCCAGTGGAAGCCGTGGTACCATTCGGTGGGACACTCCGGCTGAACTGCAGCACCACATGCCTGGATCCCAGCACCCGCGGCAGCCTGGAGACATCCCTTACCAAGGGCCAGAGCAAAAATGGGACTGGCTGGGTGGCCATAGAGCTGGTGGGTGTCACAGAGTGGGAGTCTTCCCCCCTGTGCTACTTCAACTGCGGTGGCACCAAGAAGACAACAGCGGCACGGATCTCACTGTACC GAGTCCCAGAGCAGGTGATACTGGAACTGCCACCTGTGCTGGAGGAGGGCAAGACCTACCCTGTGACCTGCTGGGTGAGCAATGTGGCGCCCATGAGGAACCTCACTGTGACCCTGCATCTTGGGGGCAAAGTGTTGCACACGAACATCCAGGGGGATCCCAGGGTCGGTGCTACCAACATCACAGCCACCTTCAACATGACAGCGCAGCATGGGTACCATGGGCAGGACGTTGCCTGCCACACAGAGCTGGACCTGCGGCCCCATGGGCCTCTCCTCAAGAACACCTCTGCCCCCATCAACCTCAGCGTGTACA ccttcccagcagccccacagCTCCGAGCCCCCCACCGCGTGGAGGCTGACACAGAGGCAAACGTCAGCTGCTGGGCATCTGGTGTCTTTCCGGCTGTGGTGGCCCAGGTCAGCCTGCGCCTTGGGAACCAGAGCCTGGAGGTCTCCATCGCTACCTCAGGGGACATGGTAACAGCCCAAGCCACAGTGCAGTTCCTGGAGCCCGGAAAGCAGGAGCTGCACTGTACTGTATCCATGGGGCCTGTCACCAGAGCCACTGAGGGCCGTGTGGATGTTTATC GCTTTCCTGCCCCCATCCTGGAGCTCAGCGACCCTGAGCCCCTTGTGGGCACCAATGTCACCCTGACCTGCCGCTCCCCAGCCACCAACCCCCCTGGTGTGTGGCTGCAGTTGCATGAGGCAGAGCAGATCCTGGCATCTGGgtcacagccccagctccagctcatggTGCACAAGGGGGACCATGGTCGCCAGTTCATGTGTGACGCAAATCTCACTGTGGGCGGTGGGACCGTGGTGAAGAGAACATCTGCTCAGCTCACCGTGCACT CACCTCCAGAGCTGCCTGAGGCCAGCTGCCCAAGTACCCTGACATGGGTGGAGGGGACGCAGCGCGCCCTCCACTGTGTGGCCACAGGGGTCCCAGCACCGGCCGTGGCCTGTTCCAAAGATGGCATGGAGCAACAGGTGGGCACAGAGCTGCAGGTGACCCGTGACCACGCCGGCACCTACGTCTGCCATGCCACCAATGCACTGGGCACCCAGAACCACAATATCATGGTCCACGTGGAAT acccGCCACAGCTGGATGATGCCGGATGCCCCCCACAACGCACGTGGCTGGAgggccagcagcaacagctggtgTGCGTGGCTGATGCCAACCCCAAGGCCAACGTGGTCTGCAGCCTGGACGGACAGCCATATGACATCACCCAGAAGCAAGGCACCACGCGGGGCCAGGCTGGCATCTACCAGTGCCGTGCCACTAACACCCATGGATCCACTGCCCGCAACGTCACTGTCAGGGTTGAGT ATGGGCCTGAGATGGACGACACCAGCTGCCCGCAGAACTGGACctgggtggaggggctggaggaagcCCTCACCTGCAAGGCCCAGGGCAACCCCACACCCAGCATCACCTGTAGCTGGAATGGGCAGCACCAAGCCCTTGAGGTGCCACAGCTGGTCACAAGGGAGCAGAACAGGACCTACATGTGCATCGCTGCCAACCATCATGGGAATGTCACTCGGGCTGTGTCTGTCCGTGTAGAGT ACAAACCTCACATGGACGAGTTGAGCTGCCCCAGCCACCAGACGtggctggaggggacagagctGGCGCTGGCCTGCAAAGCTGATGGACAGCCTCCTGCATGGGTTCAATGCACCCAGGATGGGACCATGCGGACACTGACTGGGTACCACAATGCCTCCAGGAATGACTCCGGCCTCTACTCGTGCATGGCCACCAACAGCCACGGCTCAGCACAGAGGGCGGTCACCGTACAGGTGGACT ACAGTCCCGTGGTCTTGGCCCTTGATGTCCAGCCATCCCCTACTGTCCTTCAGGGCTCTGACTTCAGCATCCACTGCAGCGCTGAGGGCTCTCCAGTGCCCACTTATAGCTGGGTGCTGCCCATGGCCCCTAACCTCAACTACTCGGCTGACAACAGCACCGTGATGATATTGGGCGCTGGGGCTCACAACTCTGGGTCTTATGTCTGCGCGGTTGCCAACTCCTATGGTTCGCACATTCGGAATATCACCATCCAGGTGGCAA GAGGCTGGCAGTACGACCTGACAGTGGTGGCAATTGTGGTTGTTGTGGTGCTGGCTCTGGTTGGGACAGGCGGCTTCATTTACTACCTCAAGACCACTGCCTGCAAGAAGGGTGAGTACAACGTCCGTGATGCAGAGAACTCCTCTgaagccacctgcctgcaccgcgaGCCGCCAGCTGATGGGGAGGTCTACGGCATCCAGCTCACCCAGACCTGA
- the ICAM5 gene encoding intercellular adhesion molecule 5 isoform X4, whose translation MRLRAPPPLLLLLALAVPGPAWGAFEVDVWPVEAVVPFGGTLRLNCSTTCLDPSTRGSLETSLTKGQSKNGTGWVAIELVGVTEWESSPLCYFNCGGTKKTTAARISLYRVPEQVILELPPVLEEGKTYPVTCWVSNVAPMRNLTVTLHLGGKVLHTNIQGDPRVGATNITATFNMTAQHGYHGQDVACHTELDLRPHGPLLKNTSAPINLSVYTFPAAPQLRAPHRVEADTEANVSCWASGVFPAVVAQVSLRLGNQSLEVSIATSGDMVTAQATVQFLEPGKQELHCTVSMGPVTRATEGRVDVYRFPAPILELSDPEPLVGTNVTLTCRSPATNPPGVWLQLHEAEQILASGSQPQLQLMVHKGDHGRQFMCDANLTVGGGTVVKRTSAQLTVHSPPELPEASCPSTLTWVEGTQRALHCVATGVPAPAVACSKDGMEQQVGTELQVTRDHAGTYVCHATNALGTQNHNIMVHVEYPPQLDDAGCPPQRTWLEGQQQQLVCVADANPKANVVCSLDGQPYDITQKQGTTRGQAGIYQCRATNTHGSTARNVTVRVEYGPEMDDTSCPQNWTWVEGLEEALTCKAQGNPTPSITCSWNGQHQALEVPQLVTREQNRTYMCIAANHHGNVTRAVSVRVEYKPHMDELSCPSHQTWLEGTELALACKADGQPPAWVQCTQDGTMRTLTGYHNASRNDSGLYSCMATNSHGSAQRAVTVQVDSSLGGGKGG comes from the exons ATGAGGCTCCGCGctccgccgccgctgctgctgctcctggcgcTAGCGG TTCCAGGGCCCGCGTGGGGGGCCTTCGAGGTGGATGTGTGGCCAGTGGAAGCCGTGGTACCATTCGGTGGGACACTCCGGCTGAACTGCAGCACCACATGCCTGGATCCCAGCACCCGCGGCAGCCTGGAGACATCCCTTACCAAGGGCCAGAGCAAAAATGGGACTGGCTGGGTGGCCATAGAGCTGGTGGGTGTCACAGAGTGGGAGTCTTCCCCCCTGTGCTACTTCAACTGCGGTGGCACCAAGAAGACAACAGCGGCACGGATCTCACTGTACC GAGTCCCAGAGCAGGTGATACTGGAACTGCCACCTGTGCTGGAGGAGGGCAAGACCTACCCTGTGACCTGCTGGGTGAGCAATGTGGCGCCCATGAGGAACCTCACTGTGACCCTGCATCTTGGGGGCAAAGTGTTGCACACGAACATCCAGGGGGATCCCAGGGTCGGTGCTACCAACATCACAGCCACCTTCAACATGACAGCGCAGCATGGGTACCATGGGCAGGACGTTGCCTGCCACACAGAGCTGGACCTGCGGCCCCATGGGCCTCTCCTCAAGAACACCTCTGCCCCCATCAACCTCAGCGTGTACA ccttcccagcagccccacagCTCCGAGCCCCCCACCGCGTGGAGGCTGACACAGAGGCAAACGTCAGCTGCTGGGCATCTGGTGTCTTTCCGGCTGTGGTGGCCCAGGTCAGCCTGCGCCTTGGGAACCAGAGCCTGGAGGTCTCCATCGCTACCTCAGGGGACATGGTAACAGCCCAAGCCACAGTGCAGTTCCTGGAGCCCGGAAAGCAGGAGCTGCACTGTACTGTATCCATGGGGCCTGTCACCAGAGCCACTGAGGGCCGTGTGGATGTTTATC GCTTTCCTGCCCCCATCCTGGAGCTCAGCGACCCTGAGCCCCTTGTGGGCACCAATGTCACCCTGACCTGCCGCTCCCCAGCCACCAACCCCCCTGGTGTGTGGCTGCAGTTGCATGAGGCAGAGCAGATCCTGGCATCTGGgtcacagccccagctccagctcatggTGCACAAGGGGGACCATGGTCGCCAGTTCATGTGTGACGCAAATCTCACTGTGGGCGGTGGGACCGTGGTGAAGAGAACATCTGCTCAGCTCACCGTGCACT CACCTCCAGAGCTGCCTGAGGCCAGCTGCCCAAGTACCCTGACATGGGTGGAGGGGACGCAGCGCGCCCTCCACTGTGTGGCCACAGGGGTCCCAGCACCGGCCGTGGCCTGTTCCAAAGATGGCATGGAGCAACAGGTGGGCACAGAGCTGCAGGTGACCCGTGACCACGCCGGCACCTACGTCTGCCATGCCACCAATGCACTGGGCACCCAGAACCACAATATCATGGTCCACGTGGAAT acccGCCACAGCTGGATGATGCCGGATGCCCCCCACAACGCACGTGGCTGGAgggccagcagcaacagctggtgTGCGTGGCTGATGCCAACCCCAAGGCCAACGTGGTCTGCAGCCTGGACGGACAGCCATATGACATCACCCAGAAGCAAGGCACCACGCGGGGCCAGGCTGGCATCTACCAGTGCCGTGCCACTAACACCCATGGATCCACTGCCCGCAACGTCACTGTCAGGGTTGAGT ATGGGCCTGAGATGGACGACACCAGCTGCCCGCAGAACTGGACctgggtggaggggctggaggaagcCCTCACCTGCAAGGCCCAGGGCAACCCCACACCCAGCATCACCTGTAGCTGGAATGGGCAGCACCAAGCCCTTGAGGTGCCACAGCTGGTCACAAGGGAGCAGAACAGGACCTACATGTGCATCGCTGCCAACCATCATGGGAATGTCACTCGGGCTGTGTCTGTCCGTGTAGAGT ACAAACCTCACATGGACGAGTTGAGCTGCCCCAGCCACCAGACGtggctggaggggacagagctGGCGCTGGCCTGCAAAGCTGATGGACAGCCTCCTGCATGGGTTCAATGCACCCAGGATGGGACCATGCGGACACTGACTGGGTACCACAATGCCTCCAGGAATGACTCCGGCCTCTACTCGTGCATGGCCACCAACAGCCACGGCTCAGCACAGAGGGCGGTCACCGTACAGGTGGACT CCTCCTTGGGTGGAGGCAAGGGTGGCTAG